One Nitrospina watsonii DNA segment encodes these proteins:
- a CDS encoding response regulator transcription factor: protein MLWDLFEQQLDLLNPDHPPETSAPPMAFYQDGGRVYRLSIVHLRPEQDKADPAWLLSLHPAGDPYSVLRHTLQTAELTPREVEVAILVCDGFSDKEITQRLFISPSTLKNHLKHIYQKLDVHSRTQLVACLRPSPEPQGD, encoded by the coding sequence ATGTTATGGGATCTGTTCGAGCAACAGTTGGATTTGCTGAATCCCGATCATCCGCCGGAAACCAGCGCACCGCCGATGGCATTTTATCAGGATGGTGGCAGGGTCTACCGGCTCAGCATAGTACACCTCCGTCCCGAACAGGATAAAGCCGACCCCGCATGGCTGTTGAGCCTGCATCCGGCGGGCGATCCTTACAGCGTCCTGCGCCACACTCTGCAGACCGCGGAGCTGACACCGCGCGAGGTGGAAGTCGCCATCCTGGTGTGCGACGGTTTCAGCGATAAAGAAATCACCCAGCGTTTGTTCATCTCCCCCAGCACTCTCAAAAACCACCTCAAGCACATCTACCAGAAGTTGGACGTGCACTCGCGCACGCAACTGGTGGCCTGCCTCCGGCCATCGCCGGAGCCACAGGGAGATTGA
- a CDS encoding helix-turn-helix transcriptional regulator: MNADGKVPLSLSEEDYLAILGIMRQLYQCQVREDLNRCLENSIMPLLGADTCGYAWANTTEWEKMVNPAEALGMVGIPPSQWPWCNKVHSYLVSFFECSSKSNRFVIAHDVDIPREELQRELATFAKDHPEFNPSQLKGFSTFLSNMALFDRVNHIAAGFQRYTPNDKLWTRREIRLMELLHPTLFSVIRRAAIQEQVKTYQALIAALAETGAPMALVREDGRVLYRNAAFSSVVAVDAGGVLPQSIRDLVEQQVVRMSPDKVPESGTAPLAFFPQGETVYRLGLTQLFPDENGTEPAWLLRLNPADDPYSAMHRTLQTSGLTPREVEVAILAGDGLEDGDIAQRLFISPATLKNHFKSIYKKLDVHSRTQLVHRLQGTTKGRATP, encoded by the coding sequence ATGAATGCTGATGGCAAGGTTCCCTTATCCCTGTCTGAAGAAGATTATCTCGCCATCCTCGGCATCATGCGGCAACTGTACCAATGCCAGGTGCGCGAAGACCTGAATCGATGCCTGGAAAACTCCATCATGCCATTATTGGGTGCAGACACGTGTGGCTATGCATGGGCGAACACCACCGAATGGGAAAAAATGGTCAATCCCGCAGAGGCGCTCGGGATGGTGGGAATTCCCCCTTCACAATGGCCGTGGTGCAACAAAGTGCATTCGTATCTTGTTTCTTTTTTCGAATGCTCAAGCAAATCGAACCGATTCGTTATCGCTCACGATGTGGATATACCGAGAGAAGAACTGCAAAGGGAATTGGCAACATTCGCCAAAGATCATCCCGAATTCAATCCTTCTCAGCTGAAGGGGTTCTCAACTTTCCTGTCCAATATGGCCCTGTTCGATCGCGTCAATCATATTGCGGCAGGATTCCAAAGGTACACGCCCAACGACAAGCTCTGGACGCGGCGGGAGATCCGCCTCATGGAGTTATTGCATCCCACCCTGTTCAGTGTGATCAGGCGCGCGGCCATTCAGGAACAGGTGAAGACCTACCAGGCATTGATCGCGGCGCTGGCTGAAACCGGCGCCCCGATGGCGCTGGTGCGGGAAGACGGACGGGTGCTGTATCGCAATGCGGCGTTTTCGAGCGTGGTGGCAGTGGACGCGGGAGGCGTGTTACCACAATCCATTCGAGATTTGGTGGAACAACAGGTGGTGCGGATGAGCCCCGATAAGGTCCCGGAATCCGGCACAGCCCCTCTGGCGTTTTTCCCGCAAGGGGAAACCGTTTACCGTCTCGGCCTCACGCAATTGTTTCCGGACGAAAACGGCACGGAACCGGCCTGGCTGTTGCGTCTGAATCCAGCGGACGATCCTTACAGCGCAATGCACCGCACTCTGCAAACGTCTGGCCTCACGCCGCGCGAGGTGGAGGTGGCCATCCTGGCGGGCGACGGGCTGGAAGACGGCGACATCGCGCAACGCCTGTTCATCTCTCCCGCTACGCTCAAAAACCATTTCAAAAGCATCTACAAAAAACTCGACGTGCACTCGCGAACGCAACTGGTGCATCGCCTGCAAGGCACCACGAAGGGGAGGGCCACACCATGA
- a CDS encoding helix-turn-helix transcriptional regulator — protein sequence MTSSFQILSERDYLDLIETIHKLEECETQSGLESVVQTHLFPLFQVDAFGCAEFLGDPSNLVSGKLSPIAAVGYSPQEIEWALLCQPYLTDFTKLYSEGMRTVLATDVDVPRDALTDSFHRFFEEHPEIDRSQAPTLQSMTGHLSIVNVPEVSLAIGLSRVRNDTPFTHRELRMAELLQPSLLHACQYIALRRTLHHFAALAEHLADTPTPIVLVQSEGSIMFCNDSFRNCFQIQQGDRLPQDLCQSIQNQDDIFSPTEALEGLDRFPPFYEIRKTVYRMNLTRLNPMQDFEGRCWLLKFIPALAPQSQAAYAMNRAQLTVRETEVACLVCDGFSDKDIAQRLFISPNTVNNHLKQIFKKMGVHTRVQLAHRLQGIMKGRAPDEC from the coding sequence ATGACTTCGTCCTTTCAGATTTTGAGCGAGCGGGATTATCTCGACCTGATTGAGACGATCCACAAACTCGAAGAATGCGAAACGCAATCCGGCTTGGAAAGCGTGGTGCAAACCCACCTGTTTCCCCTTTTTCAGGTTGACGCTTTCGGCTGTGCCGAATTCCTTGGGGACCCCAGCAACCTCGTTTCCGGCAAATTGTCTCCCATCGCCGCCGTCGGCTATTCTCCACAGGAAATTGAGTGGGCGCTTCTGTGTCAGCCTTATCTCACGGATTTCACCAAGCTGTACTCGGAGGGAATGCGAACGGTGCTGGCCACTGATGTCGATGTGCCCCGCGATGCCCTGACCGACAGCTTCCACCGTTTTTTTGAGGAGCATCCGGAGATCGATCGCAGTCAGGCTCCCACTCTTCAAAGCATGACCGGACATTTATCCATAGTGAATGTGCCGGAGGTGTCTCTCGCCATCGGGCTCAGTCGGGTACGCAACGACACGCCGTTCACTCATCGCGAGCTCCGCATGGCCGAGTTGTTGCAACCCAGCCTTCTCCATGCCTGCCAGTACATCGCGCTCCGTCGCACGCTTCATCATTTTGCCGCGTTGGCCGAGCACCTGGCGGACACACCCACGCCCATCGTGCTGGTTCAATCGGAAGGCAGCATCATGTTCTGCAACGATTCGTTTCGAAATTGCTTCCAGATCCAGCAGGGCGACCGGCTTCCACAGGATCTGTGCCAATCGATACAAAACCAGGACGATATTTTTTCTCCCACGGAAGCATTGGAAGGCCTGGACCGCTTTCCTCCTTTTTATGAAATCCGCAAAACGGTTTACAGAATGAATCTGACCCGGCTCAATCCGATGCAGGACTTTGAAGGCCGCTGTTGGCTGTTGAAGTTCATTCCCGCGCTGGCGCCTCAATCGCAGGCCGCCTATGCCATGAACCGGGCCCAGTTGACGGTGCGGGAGACGGAAGTGGCGTGTCTGGTGTGCGACGGGTTCAGCGACAAGGACATCGCCCAGCGGCTGTTCATCAGCCCCAACACTGTCAACAATCACCTGAAACAGATTTTCAAAAAAATGGGCGTGCACACGCGCGTGCAACTGGCGCACCGCCTGCAGGGCATCATGAAGGGGAGGGCGCCGGATGAATGCTGA
- a CDS encoding outer membrane lipoprotein-sorting protein, translating into MKSLLLTLFVLVAPTFQDLPDGSPEEKGRAIAFKVEEDFDHYGDTTSDVVLNIKKKNQKTISRKMSLKILVTKENTDKVLMRFHHPADIKGMAFLIWTHKNTFDDLWVYIPDLRRVKRASSQTKGSDFMGTEFQTEDLIRAEPEKYTYRWLEDKPCEKLECYLVNRYPKEKSSIYSRQVLWVDKDEFRIQKIDSYDKKGNLIKTLSFHGYRLYNEEFWRWDVHELTDHRTGEVTLSEFNNWQFNTGLRESRFTVNGLKNIR; encoded by the coding sequence ATGAAATCTTTATTGCTGACACTCTTTGTACTGGTCGCGCCCACTTTCCAGGATCTGCCGGACGGATCTCCCGAGGAAAAAGGCCGGGCCATCGCTTTCAAGGTGGAAGAAGATTTTGACCACTATGGAGACACCACGTCCGATGTGGTTCTGAATATTAAAAAAAAGAACCAGAAAACGATTTCCCGCAAGATGTCGTTGAAGATTTTGGTGACAAAAGAGAACACCGACAAAGTCCTCATGCGGTTTCACCATCCAGCAGATATCAAAGGCATGGCCTTTTTGATCTGGACGCACAAGAATACCTTTGACGATTTATGGGTTTACATCCCCGATTTGCGCCGGGTCAAGCGCGCCAGCTCCCAGACCAAGGGCAGCGATTTCATGGGCACGGAGTTTCAGACTGAAGATTTGATCCGCGCCGAACCGGAAAAATACACGTACCGGTGGCTGGAGGACAAACCCTGTGAAAAATTGGAATGTTATCTGGTGAACCGTTATCCAAAAGAAAAAAGTTCTATCTATTCACGCCAGGTACTGTGGGTCGATAAAGATGAATTCAGGATTCAGAAAATCGACTCTTATGACAAGAAAGGAAATTTAATCAAGACCCTGAGCTTTCATGGTTACAGGCTCTATAACGAGGAATTCTGGCGATGGGATGTGCATGAGTTGACGGACCACCGGACGGGGGAAGTGACCCTGTCCGAATTCAATAACTGGCAATTCAATACTGGGCTGAGAGAGAGTCGATTTACGGTGAATGGACTGAAAAATATTCGCTGA
- a CDS encoding NusG domain II-containing protein yields MLKPTRADKILIACLFAANLALFSGIDYTRTAGDWVVIEVSQKEVQRLPLGKNQLVHVTGPLGETEVETHDGKARILKSPCHRKLCIKSGYIQYADRIAACLPNRVVVRILGSTYRGIDAVVS; encoded by the coding sequence ATGTTGAAACCAACGCGCGCCGACAAAATTCTGATCGCCTGCCTGTTCGCGGCGAATCTCGCCCTGTTTTCCGGGATCGATTACACCCGCACCGCGGGCGACTGGGTGGTCATTGAGGTCAGTCAGAAAGAGGTGCAGCGCCTGCCCCTGGGGAAAAACCAGCTGGTGCACGTCACCGGTCCGCTCGGCGAAACGGAAGTGGAAACCCATGATGGCAAGGCGCGCATCCTCAAATCACCATGCCACCGCAAACTGTGCATCAAATCCGGGTACATCCAATACGCCGACCGCATCGCCGCCTGTTTGCCCAACCGCGTGGTGGTGCGCATATTGGGCAGCACCTACCGGGGCATCGATGCGGTGGTATCCTGA
- a CDS encoding M1 family metallopeptidase, whose amino-acid sequence MMKRLFLFLFLSLSLAAAAPVWADSFHRPVNHKLSVTLDPDRHHAQIEDTLTLYPNSLSADTLSFLLHADYQIQKVEVPHQGTWKKQIEPVGDPEGVAPPRQRITIQKPNGRKWPDFLQVVFRYQGRYHDALRPAPEDPATVPGEGTDTGIFLSAESYFYPRLDLQSGEPLMTFALGVVTPRDLKVISQGKRIRETTQNGPRHTLWQCDDPMQEIYIVADRYIEYADRYQDVKLYAFLRTPDEALAQRYLDAAKSYIRFYDRLLGEYPFVKFAMVENSLQTGYGMPSFTLLGSRIIRFPFILNTSYPHEILHNWWGNGVYVDPSDGNWSEGLTAYLSDHLLQQLEGNGADYRFQQLIKYLNYVNRHNEIAIAQFTSRHSMASQAIGYGKWLMVLNMLRLEVGDTIFWEALGDFYFTQRFHRAGFEHLRAHFELYHGESLETFFRQWVETKGAPELELTHTSVEPFPDTYRLTLEIKQKQAGPLFAFKMPVAVWYEGAEKPHIERVQVDAKAVQHATVFVPGEPAAVMLDPYYDVFRKLDRNEIPASIGQTYGDGKAVAVMPSVSTRDLIEGFHGFATSIDNLQDMVLDQVYAFRDPAAAWVFGRHNMTARSLLPTLAEYGVFPGDYGITLNGQFYLYEDHSFIFTVPNPENPAHSVTWVITDTAAAIPGLMRKLPHYGKYSYLVFAGSEPDNLLKGLWSADRSSLMTTLSAGDHPLPPEPPLIDTRPE is encoded by the coding sequence ATGATGAAACGTCTTTTCCTTTTCCTCTTCCTGTCTCTCAGTCTGGCCGCGGCGGCCCCGGTGTGGGCGGACTCGTTCCACCGTCCGGTCAATCACAAGTTATCGGTCACGCTGGACCCGGACCGGCACCACGCTCAGATCGAGGACACGCTGACGCTGTATCCCAACTCGTTGTCGGCGGACACGTTGTCTTTTTTATTGCACGCCGATTATCAGATTCAGAAAGTGGAGGTCCCGCACCAGGGCACGTGGAAAAAACAAATTGAACCGGTGGGCGATCCGGAAGGCGTGGCGCCGCCGCGCCAGCGCATCACCATTCAAAAACCCAATGGCCGCAAGTGGCCCGATTTTCTGCAGGTGGTGTTCCGTTACCAGGGCCGCTACCACGACGCATTGCGCCCGGCACCGGAGGACCCGGCCACCGTTCCCGGCGAGGGAACCGATACGGGTATTTTTCTTTCCGCCGAAAGTTATTTTTATCCCAGGCTGGACCTGCAGTCCGGCGAACCATTGATGACCTTCGCATTGGGCGTGGTGACGCCGCGCGACCTCAAGGTGATCAGCCAGGGCAAACGCATCCGCGAAACCACGCAGAACGGTCCGCGCCACACGTTGTGGCAGTGCGACGACCCGATGCAGGAAATTTACATCGTCGCCGACCGCTACATCGAATACGCCGACCGGTACCAGGACGTGAAACTCTATGCCTTCCTGCGCACTCCCGATGAAGCGCTGGCACAACGTTATCTCGACGCGGCCAAATCCTACATCCGGTTTTATGACCGGCTTCTGGGCGAGTACCCGTTCGTCAAATTCGCGATGGTGGAGAACTCGCTGCAAACCGGCTACGGCATGCCGTCGTTCACCCTGCTGGGATCGCGCATCATCCGCTTTCCCTTCATCCTGAACACATCCTATCCGCACGAGATCCTGCACAACTGGTGGGGCAACGGCGTGTATGTGGATCCCAGCGACGGCAACTGGTCGGAGGGACTCACCGCCTACCTGTCCGATCACCTGCTGCAGCAACTGGAAGGCAACGGCGCCGACTACCGCTTCCAGCAATTGATCAAGTACCTGAATTACGTGAACCGGCACAACGAGATCGCCATCGCCCAGTTCACCTCGCGCCACAGCATGGCCTCGCAGGCCATCGGCTACGGCAAGTGGCTGATGGTGCTCAACATGCTGCGGCTGGAAGTGGGCGACACAATTTTCTGGGAAGCGCTCGGGGATTTTTATTTCACGCAACGCTTTCACCGCGCCGGGTTCGAACACCTGCGCGCGCATTTCGAGTTGTACCACGGCGAAAGCCTGGAAACATTCTTCCGGCAATGGGTCGAGACCAAAGGCGCGCCGGAACTGGAACTGACCCACACCTCGGTGGAACCGTTTCCCGACACCTACCGCTTGACGCTGGAGATCAAACAGAAACAGGCAGGGCCGCTGTTCGCCTTTAAAATGCCCGTCGCGGTGTGGTACGAAGGCGCTGAGAAACCGCACATCGAACGGGTTCAGGTCGATGCCAAAGCGGTGCAGCACGCGACGGTGTTTGTGCCCGGAGAACCGGCGGCGGTGATGCTCGATCCCTATTACGATGTGTTCCGCAAGCTGGATCGCAACGAGATTCCGGCGAGCATCGGCCAGACCTACGGCGACGGCAAGGCCGTGGCGGTGATGCCCAGCGTGTCCACGCGCGACCTCATCGAAGGCTTTCACGGCTTCGCCACCTCCATCGACAACCTGCAGGACATGGTGCTCGATCAGGTCTATGCGTTTCGGGACCCTGCCGCCGCATGGGTGTTCGGTCGCCACAACATGACAGCGCGAAGCCTGCTCCCGACGCTGGCCGAATACGGCGTGTTCCCCGGCGATTACGGCATCACGCTGAACGGGCAGTTTTATCTTTATGAAGACCACAGCTTCATCTTCACCGTGCCGAACCCGGAGAACCCGGCGCATTCGGTGACCTGGGTGATCACCGACACCGCCGCCGCCATCCCCGGCTTGATGCGCAAGTTGCCCCACTACGGCAAGTACAGCTACCTCGTATTCGCCGGGTCCGAACCGGACAACCTGTTGAAAGGCCTGTGGTCCGCCGACCGCAGCAGCCTGATGACCACGCTGTCCGCAGGCGATCACCCCCTGCCGCCCGAGCCGCCTCTCATCGACACCCGGCCGGAATGA